Proteins encoded within one genomic window of Paraglaciecola psychrophila 170:
- a CDS encoding serine hydrolase domain-containing protein: protein MAITHSFKLLLTCVMILQLTACGKSSKVIPDPLPPIPPPVVVNYQDVIDDHISTDIPGIILLVETPQTRFIGSAGVSNLQTQQAMQVGDIIPTASVGKKMIALLAAQLADEGQLNLDDTLDTWLSESILSRIANSHQMTFRQLLNHTSGVFNYDEIDDGDAYIDLLLDAPEVLKTDIDFIELIFDHPGYFLPGEGYQYSNSGYSLAGLIMDEVLGEHHSVAMRNRFFNPLGMTATYYKGSEAFVGDFISGYLTTDDGDVIDTRPMLINTSQADSPVVSSVEDMATFLKALITDNSFANETVKSTLFGEDNLITQGANEKSGLGIDIATIDGHRVYAHAGLTFGYMAQNVYIEDTNTSIVLLFNCGNGGVNTCSTTFDGLIKTVLTNEL, encoded by the coding sequence ATGGCTATAACTCACTCATTCAAATTATTATTAACCTGCGTAATGATATTGCAACTAACGGCTTGCGGAAAAAGCTCAAAGGTCATACCTGACCCACTGCCACCCATACCACCACCAGTAGTTGTTAATTATCAGGATGTGATCGACGATCATATATCGACCGATATACCGGGCATTATCCTGCTGGTAGAAACACCACAAACTCGATTTATAGGCAGCGCGGGCGTTTCAAATTTGCAAACACAGCAGGCCATGCAAGTTGGCGATATTATCCCCACAGCCAGTGTCGGTAAAAAAATGATCGCCCTGCTCGCTGCACAGTTAGCCGATGAAGGGCAACTCAATCTGGATGACACATTGGATACCTGGCTCAGCGAAAGTATATTGTCGCGCATTGCTAACAGTCATCAGATGACCTTTCGTCAACTATTAAACCATACTAGCGGCGTATTTAATTACGACGAAATTGACGATGGTGATGCATATATCGACTTATTACTTGATGCGCCTGAAGTGCTTAAAACTGATATCGACTTTATCGAATTAATATTTGACCACCCTGGCTATTTTTTACCTGGCGAAGGTTATCAATATTCGAATTCGGGTTATTCGTTGGCAGGGCTTATTATGGATGAAGTGTTGGGTGAACATCATTCTGTCGCCATGCGAAATCGTTTTTTTAACCCGCTAGGTATGACAGCCACCTATTATAAAGGCAGTGAAGCTTTCGTAGGTGATTTTATATCTGGTTATTTGACCACTGATGACGGTGATGTCATTGATACAAGACCGATGTTAATTAATACCAGTCAGGCCGATTCACCTGTTGTTTCAAGTGTTGAAGACATGGCTACCTTTCTTAAAGCGCTAATAACAGATAACAGTTTTGCCAATGAAACGGTGAAAAGCACTCTGTTTGGCGAAGATAACCTCATTACACAAGGTGCTAATGAAAAATCAGGACTGGGTATTGATATAGCCACAATCGATGGTCATCGAGTTTACGCCCATGCTGGATTAACGTTTGGGTACATGGCGCAAAACGTATACATCGAAGATACAAATACAAGTATCGTCCTGCTTTTTAATTGTGGTAACGGTGGCGTAAACACTTGTTCAACAACTTTTGATGGTTTGATTAAGACAGTGCTGACAAACGAACTTTAG
- a CDS encoding DUF418 domain-containing protein: protein MKQRVTGYDLARALALFGMVIVNFKVAMSAETGHPFLMNFATLLEGRASALFVMLAGVGITFLTAKAINSADNTLVLKTRISVIKRGLLLVVIGLLFTPIWEADILHFYGFYFLFAAAIFMFQEKSLLWITMIIVMIFPVLMLLFNFEQNWDWETLTYNNFWSVDGMIRHIFFNGFHPVFPWAAFLTFGMWLGRQDLSVKLARKKLFVGALMTLVITECSFYYLRNMLNDAGGSAMTSEEIIFLFSTSIIPPLPQYIVSAGSSAVLVLIACLYLSERFSETKITQYLYQTGQLSLTLYIAHIIVGMGFLESIGRLENQSIDFSLLSALIFCASGVAFSVVWLKFFDVGPLEWVFREVAK, encoded by the coding sequence ATGAAGCAAAGGGTTACAGGATATGATCTCGCAAGAGCTTTAGCGCTATTCGGCATGGTTATTGTTAACTTTAAAGTCGCAATGAGTGCTGAAACGGGTCATCCATTTCTAATGAATTTTGCAACGCTGCTTGAAGGGCGTGCATCTGCTTTGTTTGTGATGCTAGCTGGTGTGGGTATAACCTTTTTAACCGCTAAAGCAATAAATTCTGCTGATAATACGTTGGTATTAAAAACCCGAATTTCCGTGATAAAACGTGGTTTATTACTGGTGGTCATTGGCCTTCTATTTACGCCAATTTGGGAAGCCGACATTCTTCATTTCTATGGTTTCTATTTCTTATTTGCCGCTGCTATATTTATGTTTCAAGAGAAGTCCTTATTGTGGATAACGATGATCATCGTGATGATTTTTCCAGTGTTGATGCTGCTGTTTAATTTCGAACAGAACTGGGATTGGGAAACATTAACGTATAATAATTTTTGGTCGGTTGATGGAATGATACGGCATATATTTTTTAACGGTTTTCATCCAGTCTTTCCATGGGCCGCTTTTTTGACTTTTGGTATGTGGCTGGGCAGGCAAGACCTTTCCGTAAAGTTAGCAAGAAAAAAATTGTTTGTAGGGGCTCTGATGACTTTAGTTATCACTGAATGTAGTTTTTATTATTTAAGAAACATGCTCAACGACGCAGGCGGATCAGCAATGACGTCTGAAGAAATCATATTCCTGTTTTCCACGTCTATTATTCCTCCCTTACCCCAGTACATAGTGTCTGCGGGCAGTTCTGCCGTTTTAGTGTTAATAGCGTGTCTATATTTATCAGAGCGATTCTCTGAAACAAAGATCACCCAGTATCTTTATCAAACAGGGCAACTATCTCTTACCTTATATATTGCGCATATCATTGTAGGCATGGGTTTCCTTGAGTCTATTGGACGATTAGAAAACCAAAGTATAGATTTCTCCTTACTTAGCGCGTTGATATTTTGTGCAAGTGGTGTCGCTTTCAGTGTTGTTTGGCTTAAATTTTTTGACGTTGGCCCATTGGAATGGGTCTTTCGAGAAGTGGCGAAATAA
- a CDS encoding MBL fold metallo-hydrolase, producing the protein MSTLLALALLFGCTSSSSKYSEKPALDNKPKHHTHSGYQNDPFVETVAPKGLSFYIRRAWDSLFVPDIPEGHQLSTSESIQLLNSIKNERITWLGHASFLIKTSDVTILTDPFLSEYASPVSWAGPRRFVASPIPINQLPSIDILIVSHSHYDHLDDKTVRSLNAKDEIHVVVPLGLKSFFTERGYTKVTELDWHQSELIKGIKLTAEPAVHDSARSISDHNETLWATWVIESTQKRILFIGDSGYSETIFNHIGDKYASFDYAILPIGAYEPRELMWMSHTTPQEAVSIGIDVRAKTLIASHWGTISSLSDEPIFSPPIRFKKSGADNGFLDKNVWTMKIGETRPLFSNSRANHAKQPLN; encoded by the coding sequence ATGAGTACCCTTTTAGCACTCGCTTTATTATTTGGCTGTACCTCATCGTCGTCTAAATATTCTGAGAAACCAGCATTAGACAATAAACCCAAACACCATACACATAGTGGATATCAAAACGATCCGTTTGTAGAAACTGTCGCCCCCAAAGGCCTATCGTTCTATATTCGAAGAGCATGGGACTCATTGTTTGTTCCTGATATTCCTGAAGGACATCAGTTGTCAACGTCAGAGTCGATTCAACTTTTAAATTCAATTAAAAACGAGCGTATTACTTGGTTGGGCCATGCCAGTTTTCTGATAAAAACCTCTGATGTGACAATCTTAACCGACCCTTTTCTATCCGAATACGCCAGCCCAGTTTCGTGGGCAGGGCCAAGAAGGTTTGTTGCTTCGCCCATTCCTATCAATCAATTGCCATCAATCGATATTCTGATTGTTTCACATAGCCATTATGACCACTTAGATGATAAAACCGTTAGAAGCTTAAACGCTAAAGATGAAATACACGTGGTGGTGCCTTTGGGGCTTAAGTCTTTTTTTACTGAGCGGGGATATACTAAAGTGACTGAGTTAGATTGGCATCAATCAGAATTGATTAAAGGCATAAAGCTGACTGCAGAACCCGCAGTTCATGACTCAGCACGCAGTATATCCGATCATAATGAAACCTTATGGGCCACCTGGGTAATTGAAAGTACCCAGAAACGTATTTTGTTTATTGGCGATAGCGGTTACTCAGAAACCATCTTCAATCATATCGGTGATAAATATGCTTCGTTTGATTATGCTATTTTACCCATAGGGGCTTACGAACCTAGGGAGTTGATGTGGATGTCACATACCACTCCACAAGAAGCGGTTTCCATAGGAATAGATGTGCGAGCAAAGACTTTGATTGCTTCTCATTGGGGAACAATCAGCAGTTTGTCAGATGAACCAATATTTTCTCCTCCTATACGATTTAAAAAGTCAGGGGCTGATAATGGTTTTCTCGACAAAAATGTATGGACAATGAAAATAGGTGAGACAAGGCCGCTATTTTCAAATAGTCGTGCTAATCATGCAAAGCAGCCATTAAATTAA
- a CDS encoding ATP-binding protein, whose product MRTLSFSLILVVIISTLGLGWLFDNIYQQFSSPELNPNTANVAKQLGSDLARAANESSDGNAFLSHWPNTKQYSVVLQDVKDSPLPRALIKQMNNAEPVVLETIDNMAYHYLLPAKEQILILRTPMLNPKNSYSVTQYIWTAAFYLILISIFLLWAYPLVKQLMALRFAAKSFGEGKLDERISPSSISYIRDIELEFNQMAKRIDSLVSDVKMLSTAVSHDLRTPLARIRFGIDTIQEVHDKTLRNELEQQLSDDVDEMTSLVETLLRYARLDQNMLKIKKEPVDLAILIHKCISRKQSDNLTLQFLNKHDNNSILADSKYIEMVVNNLIQNAINYGRGKVLIELDYHNNTANIHISDNGDGIPLALRKEVIKPFFRAENRMNNIKGHGIGLAIVTRILDWHIGKLVISNATELSGSKFTITLPSNH is encoded by the coding sequence ATGCGTACACTGAGCTTTTCACTTATTCTCGTTGTCATAATATCAACACTCGGATTGGGCTGGTTATTTGATAACATTTATCAACAGTTTTCCTCTCCTGAATTAAATCCAAACACAGCTAATGTAGCCAAACAACTGGGCAGTGATTTAGCACGGGCAGCGAATGAATCGAGCGATGGAAATGCTTTTTTGTCACATTGGCCGAATACAAAGCAATACTCAGTGGTATTGCAAGATGTAAAAGACTCACCTTTACCTCGCGCTTTAATTAAACAAATGAACAATGCAGAGCCTGTAGTTTTAGAGACCATTGACAATATGGCTTACCATTATTTATTGCCCGCTAAAGAACAAATACTTATTTTACGCACCCCAATGTTAAACCCTAAAAACAGCTACTCTGTAACTCAATACATTTGGACGGCTGCATTTTATCTAATATTAATATCTATTTTTCTCCTTTGGGCTTACCCACTTGTTAAACAACTTATGGCACTTAGGTTCGCCGCTAAATCATTTGGCGAGGGAAAGTTAGATGAACGTATATCGCCGAGTTCGATATCTTATATTCGTGATATTGAGCTTGAGTTTAATCAAATGGCTAAGAGAATAGATAGTCTAGTGAGTGATGTGAAAATGCTCAGCACTGCTGTTTCCCATGACTTACGCACACCATTAGCAAGAATAAGGTTTGGTATTGACACCATACAAGAAGTGCATGATAAAACCTTACGAAACGAATTAGAACAACAACTGAGTGACGACGTAGATGAAATGACATCTTTGGTTGAAACACTATTACGTTATGCTCGTCTAGATCAAAACATGTTGAAAATCAAAAAAGAGCCAGTAGATCTTGCGATACTTATTCACAAGTGCATAAGCCGTAAACAATCCGATAACTTAACACTACAGTTTTTGAACAAGCATGATAACAACAGTATTTTAGCTGACTCAAAATATATCGAGATGGTCGTCAATAATCTTATACAAAATGCGATTAACTATGGACGAGGTAAGGTCTTAATCGAGCTTGATTATCATAATAATACCGCCAACATTCACATTTCAGATAACGGTGACGGCATCCCATTAGCGCTCAGAAAGGAAGTGATCAAACCTTTCTTTAGAGCAGAAAATAGAATGAATAACATAAAGGGACACGGAATTGGATTAGCTATCGTAACCAGAATATTAGATTGGCATATTGGAAAATTAGTGATTTCTAATGCCACTGAGTTGTCAGGTAGTAAATTCACTATTACGCTTCCTTCAAATCATTAG
- a CDS encoding MipA/OmpV family protein, with amino-acid sequence MKVFIRLLLVSLFVISIFNASHSVAGGEANSSNTGNIRDGAYFDIGLGYRYKSDPFLFDDDSNGSGLALFANGRYQKYGLFIELPRGTSKQQSTIISFGYNFLNTQNWSYDLQVAMNHPQLEHQLPISQDVSTRISHSKLGLRVLGDFNNTHLKFIAAAASGGDGLYASAWLSQNYQFYNWNFYTSAGIEYRNEDVVNFFYSINEVGGLPLYKGKSGYEYTGQVGFDYPISKDWVFEGFMRGTLLPRGISDSPLVDENSIIEAGILVKYVF; translated from the coding sequence GTGAAAGTCTTTATTAGATTATTATTAGTGTCACTGTTTGTTATCAGTATATTCAATGCTTCTCATTCAGTCGCAGGTGGAGAAGCTAATAGCAGTAATACAGGGAATATTAGAGACGGCGCATACTTTGATATCGGCTTAGGTTATCGTTATAAATCAGATCCGTTTTTATTTGATGATGATTCAAATGGCTCTGGTTTAGCTTTATTCGCTAATGGTAGATATCAAAAATATGGATTATTTATAGAACTCCCGCGTGGCACATCTAAACAACAATCAACAATCATATCATTTGGGTATAACTTTCTTAATACTCAGAACTGGTCATATGATCTTCAGGTTGCGATGAATCATCCTCAATTAGAGCACCAACTACCAATATCCCAAGATGTAAGTACAAGAATAAGTCATTCAAAATTAGGCCTACGTGTTTTAGGTGATTTTAATAACACTCATCTTAAATTTATTGCTGCTGCTGCTAGCGGAGGTGATGGACTTTATGCATCAGCTTGGCTAAGTCAAAACTACCAATTCTACAACTGGAATTTTTATACCAGTGCAGGTATCGAGTATCGTAACGAAGATGTGGTTAATTTCTTTTATTCGATAAACGAAGTTGGGGGTTTACCTTTATACAAGGGTAAATCAGGCTATGAATATACTGGTCAGGTCGGCTTTGATTATCCAATAAGTAAAGACTGGGTGTTTGAGGGTTTTATGAGAGGCACACTTTTGCCAAGGGGAATTTCAGATAGTCCGCTAGTTGATGAAAATTCTATTATTGAAGCAGGAATATTGGTGAAATATGTATTCTAA
- a CDS encoding response regulator transcription factor — translation MNLRVLLVEDNIDLANSILDFFALENIIHDFAGNGNTGLSLASSNVYDVLVLDVNLPGINGLKVCSQLRLKGNDVPVLMLTARDSLSDKLEGFDSGADDYLVKPFALSELLARIYALSKRKSGLSKFFKVDDLEMNIQTKSVTRGGIKLELTPICWTILEVLMRHSPNLVPKEALLVAIWGEEQPDSDNLKVHIHKLRQVLGQGPTLIHTIRGHGFAIREQ, via the coding sequence ATGAATTTAAGAGTGCTTTTAGTTGAAGACAATATTGATTTAGCCAATAGTATTTTGGATTTTTTTGCACTCGAAAATATCATACATGACTTCGCTGGCAATGGTAATACTGGGCTTTCTTTAGCAAGCAGCAACGTTTATGACGTTTTGGTGTTGGATGTGAATTTACCTGGTATCAATGGCTTAAAGGTTTGCTCACAATTAAGACTCAAGGGTAATGATGTTCCGGTGCTGATGTTAACAGCAAGAGATAGTCTGTCTGACAAGCTGGAAGGTTTTGATTCTGGCGCTGATGATTACTTAGTCAAACCCTTCGCCTTAAGCGAATTATTAGCCAGAATATACGCGTTATCAAAACGAAAAAGTGGGCTCAGTAAGTTTTTCAAAGTGGATGACCTCGAGATGAATATTCAAACAAAGTCCGTTACTCGGGGAGGTATAAAGTTGGAACTAACGCCTATTTGTTGGACGATTTTAGAAGTATTAATGCGTCATTCACCCAACCTTGTGCCGAAAGAAGCATTGCTTGTTGCTATCTGGGGGGAAGAACAGCCAGATAGTGATAACTTGAAAGTACACATTCACAAACTTCGACAGGTTTTAGGGCAAGGGCCAACGCTTATTCACACAATACGAGGGCATGGTTTTGCTATTAGAGAACAGTAA
- a CDS encoding CDGSH iron-sulfur domain-containing protein: protein MSEAIRASNTPYAVDVESGKNYFWCACGKSGKQPFCDGSHGGTGFTPVKYMATESKKIFFCGCKATATQPMCDGSHKKI, encoded by the coding sequence ATGAGTGAGGCAATTCGAGCATCTAATACGCCATATGCAGTAGACGTGGAATCAGGTAAAAATTACTTTTGGTGCGCCTGTGGTAAAAGTGGGAAACAACCTTTTTGTGATGGTTCTCATGGTGGCACAGGTTTTACGCCAGTAAAGTACATGGCTACCGAGTCCAAAAAAATATTTTTTTGTGGCTGTAAAGCGACGGCGACACAGCCAATGTGTGATGGTAGTCATAAAAAAATATAA
- a CDS encoding DUF4177 domain-containing protein, whose product MNWEYKTVNLKFRKLWTNSELNTDELDAVINAQATLGWHIVSESISSLFGYPQSALCVYKKQK is encoded by the coding sequence ATGAATTGGGAATATAAAACAGTTAATTTAAAGTTCAGAAAGCTTTGGACGAACTCAGAACTAAATACAGATGAATTAGATGCTGTAATTAATGCTCAGGCTACGTTGGGATGGCATATTGTCAGCGAGAGTATCTCTTCGTTGTTTGGTTACCCTCAATCCGCTTTATGTGTGTATAAAAAACAAAAATAA
- a CDS encoding sensor histidine kinase encodes MSENYIAEYQLDRSTPIPKDEDFVFYVETEQMPQYLALYINNNASWVGFRSIELSNRDYLIGRTKLNADEFLTIVYHKTENSELSISINTYLNEAFEPILWAVLVTFILSIFMIVYMTLKFIRPLRELKDWTSQLNKSNKITNVPNFTFEELNGLANTLAESLNENLRLIEKDTFFIRAASHELRTPIAVSSVNIELMNMYSEIQHVSPKLTVPLLRIENAVKDMQQLSETLLWLDHDGGSSIESTQFDLRSTIHSIVADSRYLLKNKNVDVVINCENSNICCNFPSFKIVLGNIVRNAMQYTISGRIEIDLDERMALIKNVDRNETFVNAVNPDSTDNSDYGYGLGLILVEKICNKGHWKYSTSNIVGGREVKILFK; translated from the coding sequence ATGTCTGAAAACTATATTGCTGAATATCAGTTAGACCGCTCTACTCCAATACCCAAAGATGAAGACTTTGTATTTTATGTTGAAACCGAACAAATGCCACAATACTTGGCTTTGTATATTAACAACAATGCTTCATGGGTTGGTTTTAGGTCTATTGAGCTATCCAATCGTGACTACTTAATTGGACGGACAAAGCTAAATGCAGATGAATTTCTGACGATTGTTTATCATAAAACCGAAAATTCAGAACTTTCAATATCAATCAACACTTATTTAAATGAGGCTTTTGAACCTATTTTATGGGCTGTGCTTGTCACGTTTATTCTATCTATTTTCATGATTGTGTATATGACGTTAAAATTTATTCGTCCACTTAGAGAGCTAAAAGATTGGACATCACAATTAAACAAAAGCAATAAAATTACCAATGTACCCAATTTTACATTTGAAGAACTTAATGGACTTGCTAACACTTTGGCAGAATCATTAAATGAAAATTTACGTTTGATTGAGAAAGATACGTTTTTTATCAGAGCGGCTAGTCACGAATTAAGAACGCCAATAGCTGTTTCTTCAGTAAATATTGAGCTTATGAATATGTATTCAGAAATCCAACATGTTTCTCCAAAACTCACGGTACCATTATTAAGAATAGAAAATGCAGTGAAGGACATGCAGCAGCTTTCAGAAACACTGCTTTGGTTAGATCACGATGGAGGCTCATCTATTGAATCAACGCAGTTTGATTTACGCTCAACCATCCACTCCATTGTTGCTGATAGCCGTTATCTTTTGAAAAACAAAAATGTGGATGTTGTGATCAATTGTGAAAATAGCAATATCTGTTGTAACTTTCCCTCGTTCAAAATAGTGTTGGGCAACATAGTAAGAAATGCCATGCAGTACACAATTAGCGGTAGAATTGAGATCGATCTAGATGAACGAATGGCTCTGATAAAAAATGTAGATAGAAACGAAACTTTTGTTAATGCGGTTAATCCGGATAGTACGGATAATTCCGACTATGGTTATGGCTTAGGGTTAATACTGGTTGAAAAGATTTGCAATAAAGGACATTGGAAATACTCAACAAGTAACATTGTTGGCGGCAGGGAAGTTAAAATATTGTTTAAGTAG
- a CDS encoding response regulator transcription factor, translating into MTEKHSDQLNKTIAHILIVEDDISLARWMEKYLALKGFTVSVITRGDLAVDFIKQHNPDIVVLDGMLPGLDGFDVCKAVRPDFTNSIIMVTARDEEIDEVLGLDAGADDYLTKPLRARALLARIDKCLKRQSPDTLQESILEDNVNNDDSIKLTLGSFIIDSQARSVILDDKTVNISTNEFDLLWILAQHAGKTVTRDELMILLRGFEYDGFDRSVDLRVSKLRKKLNDNPNQPYRIKTVWGKGYLFVKDAW; encoded by the coding sequence ATGACAGAAAAACACAGCGACCAGCTTAATAAAACTATCGCACATATTTTGATTGTTGAAGATGACATAAGTTTAGCTCGATGGATGGAAAAATACTTAGCGTTAAAAGGCTTTACTGTTTCGGTAATAACCCGTGGCGATTTAGCGGTTGATTTTATCAAGCAACATAATCCCGACATCGTGGTTCTAGATGGCATGTTGCCAGGCTTAGATGGCTTCGATGTATGCAAAGCCGTAAGGCCTGACTTTACCAACTCAATAATCATGGTAACGGCAAGAGATGAAGAAATAGATGAAGTATTAGGTTTAGATGCTGGCGCCGATGATTATTTAACCAAACCTTTGCGAGCAAGAGCACTTTTAGCCAGGATAGACAAATGTTTAAAACGTCAATCACCCGATACGCTTCAAGAGTCTATATTAGAAGATAACGTTAATAATGACGATAGTATCAAACTAACCCTTGGCAGTTTTATTATTGACTCTCAAGCACGCTCGGTCATTCTTGATGACAAAACAGTGAATATATCTACCAATGAATTCGATTTACTGTGGATACTGGCGCAACATGCCGGTAAAACGGTCACCCGTGATGAGCTGATGATCTTACTGAGGGGGTTTGAATACGATGGTTTTGATCGCTCGGTCGATTTACGCGTCTCAAAATTACGTAAAAAATTAAATGATAATCCCAACCAGCCCTATCGAATTAAAACGGTTTGGGGAAAAGGCTATTTATTTGTAAAGGACGCTTGGTAA
- a CDS encoding DUF3019 domain-containing protein: MYSKQTSNTSNLNSGTFLLSLLLISISTSADEVTTLPKLAIQPTQCVSMRQGQDCFVNVDVSWQVVKKSDYCLYSTQVSTPLKCWSNSHIGNFQADIFVTQNVTFTLKSQNNNVYIISSVLELAWVHTTQRLSHSSWRVF; this comes from the coding sequence ATGTATTCTAAGCAAACCTCAAATACGAGCAACCTAAATAGCGGCACCTTTTTACTATCATTACTACTTATCAGCATCAGCACATCTGCTGATGAGGTAACTACTTTACCTAAATTAGCCATACAACCCACACAATGTGTTTCAATGCGTCAAGGGCAAGATTGTTTTGTTAATGTCGATGTTAGTTGGCAGGTTGTCAAAAAAAGTGACTATTGCCTTTACTCAACACAAGTAAGTACCCCACTTAAATGTTGGTCAAATAGCCATATAGGAAATTTTCAAGCAGATATTTTCGTCACTCAAAATGTGACTTTTACCTTAAAGTCACAAAATAATAATGTATATATTATTAGTTCAGTATTGGAATTGGCTTGGGTACACACAACGCAACGTTTGTCTCACTCATCGTGGCGTGTGTTCTAG
- a CDS encoding AraC family transcriptional regulator, with translation MNTLADHYFSSSLDYLETLGLNSQVVLSAINFKEYNDKQAQQLAPRISLSSYNALLDYAQHTLNEPLFGFKLGQQIRTADFGVLGYLIESSDNLASAIAALLNYDSLVADIGKAQFEQQHDIAVIRWIPHTSCNSQVILRNMTAWVGVIRQLLNSQLSPSRIYFTQAWSHAETKILASWFNCPIETNAEYNQIEFPSSYLALPFKTDNTQINLVLKQVSEQQLSRFKSQQLLTEKINHLLMAKNDLDDCNLIRTSSALNMTPRTVQRHLRREKTSFAELLGSERKRRLQLYIGKYSLCTIANKLGFNDQSSFNRAFKRWYGYSPLYYLKHK, from the coding sequence ATGAACACACTTGCCGATCATTACTTTTCTAGCAGTCTTGACTACCTTGAGACTCTGGGTCTTAACAGCCAAGTTGTTTTGTCAGCAATTAATTTTAAAGAGTACAATGATAAACAAGCTCAACAGCTAGCGCCTCGTATTAGTTTAAGCAGCTATAATGCCCTGCTGGATTATGCGCAACATACTTTAAACGAACCGTTGTTTGGTTTTAAGCTTGGCCAGCAAATTCGGACCGCTGATTTTGGCGTGTTGGGGTATCTAATAGAATCGAGTGATAACTTAGCCAGTGCAATTGCAGCGCTTCTTAATTATGACAGTTTGGTGGCAGACATAGGTAAGGCACAATTCGAGCAGCAACACGATATTGCTGTTATTCGATGGATACCTCATACAAGTTGTAACTCTCAAGTTATCTTGCGGAATATGACCGCTTGGGTGGGTGTTATTCGTCAATTGCTTAATTCGCAGTTATCGCCTAGTAGAATTTATTTTACCCAAGCTTGGTCTCACGCTGAAACAAAGATTCTTGCTAGCTGGTTTAACTGCCCTATTGAAACTAACGCCGAATATAACCAAATTGAGTTCCCCAGTAGTTATTTGGCGCTGCCTTTTAAAACTGACAACACACAAATAAATCTTGTACTTAAACAAGTATCAGAGCAACAATTATCGCGCTTTAAAAGTCAGCAATTATTAACTGAAAAAATTAATCATTTGCTGATGGCAAAAAATGATTTGGACGACTGTAATTTAATTCGCACTTCAAGCGCATTAAACATGACGCCACGCACCGTGCAGCGCCACTTAAGACGAGAAAAAACATCGTTTGCTGAATTACTTGGAAGTGAACGCAAAAGGCGTCTGCAGCTGTATATTGGAAAATACTCTTTATGTACAATTGCCAATAAGCTTGGATTTAATGACCAAAGTTCGTTTAATCGCGCATTTAAACGTTGGTATGGATACAGCCCATTATATTATTTAAAGCATAAATGA